A single window of Gammaproteobacteria bacterium DNA harbors:
- a CDS encoding tetratricopeptide repeat protein translates to MSEQTLQDALMHHKAGRLPEAQSLYQDILRTQPDHPQVLYLLGALHCQAGRFEAAIDPLERAVMLRGDEPRLHHDLGRAYGGAGRLNEAAAEFGRALELKPDYADAQQSLGLVRLDQDRLEESAACFRAAIALKPDLVLAHYNLGLVLIRQDRLDEAAACYRQALSYKPDFAQAHHNLGLALSRQDRLGEAMEHYRRALALDPGLVAARYNLALAQNNLGRLGEAEQSYQEVLAQAPDHIEARLDLSLLCGDLGRVDEAVVLARQAVALAPDQAKAHLNLANALLRQGRLEEAVACCRRAVERDPDLADARSALLMVMQYLGTATAAELSMESRRFGAHFEQPLRAEWRPHANDRDPRRRLKLGYVSADFCFHSVAYFFEGILAAHDRASFAITCYYNHNQHDAMSERLRAMADGWVCCRGMTDAQLAERIRRDGIDILVDLSGHTRGNRLLAFARRPAPVQVTYLGYPGSTGLESMDYRLCTEDTDPPGAEAWHSERLLRLPRGLWCYRAPAGLAEEDVAPVPRGGGITFGSMNMIAKISPRTLSLWARLLLQIPSSRLVMTSVPEGETRARLREVFAAEGIVPERVELYGKLPYAEYRALLARVDIALDPYPYNGTTTTCDTLWRGIPVVSLRGETSASRSGYALLKAVGLEDLAAEDEASYVRIAVALAQDAARRADLRSGLRARMEASALRDEAGFTRELEAAYRAMWRQWCGQ, encoded by the coding sequence ATGAGCGAGCAGACATTGCAGGACGCCTTGATGCATCACAAGGCGGGTCGCCTGCCGGAGGCGCAATCCCTCTATCAGGACATCCTGCGCACACAGCCGGATCATCCCCAGGTCTTGTACCTGCTGGGTGCGCTGCACTGTCAGGCGGGAAGGTTCGAAGCCGCGATCGATCCGCTCGAACGTGCGGTGATGCTCAGGGGCGACGAACCGAGGCTGCATCACGACCTGGGTCGGGCGTACGGCGGCGCAGGCAGGCTCAATGAGGCCGCCGCGGAGTTCGGCCGCGCGCTGGAGCTGAAGCCGGATTACGCCGATGCGCAGCAGAGCCTGGGCCTGGTCCGGCTCGATCAGGACCGGCTGGAGGAATCCGCCGCCTGTTTTCGCGCGGCGATCGCGCTCAAGCCCGACCTGGTGCTGGCGCATTACAACCTGGGCCTGGTCCTGATTCGCCAGGACCGGCTGGACGAGGCGGCGGCCTGTTACCGGCAGGCGCTGTCGTACAAGCCCGACTTCGCCCAGGCGCATCACAATCTCGGGCTGGCGCTCAGCCGGCAGGACCGGCTCGGCGAGGCGATGGAGCACTACCGTCGCGCCCTCGCGCTCGATCCCGGTCTCGTCGCCGCCCGATACAACCTCGCCCTGGCGCAGAATAACCTCGGCCGTCTCGGCGAAGCGGAGCAGTCCTATCAGGAGGTACTGGCGCAGGCGCCCGACCACATCGAGGCGAGACTCGATCTGAGCCTGCTCTGCGGCGACCTGGGCCGGGTGGACGAGGCCGTGGTGCTCGCGCGCCAGGCGGTCGCGCTCGCTCCGGATCAGGCCAAGGCGCATCTGAATCTGGCCAATGCCCTGCTGCGCCAGGGACGTCTGGAAGAGGCCGTCGCGTGCTGCCGCCGTGCGGTGGAACGGGACCCCGATCTCGCCGACGCGCGCAGCGCCCTGCTGATGGTCATGCAGTACCTGGGGACCGCGACGGCCGCCGAGCTGTCCATGGAGTCCCGGCGCTTCGGCGCGCATTTCGAGCAGCCGCTCCGTGCCGAGTGGCGACCACATGCGAACGACCGCGATCCGCGGCGCAGGCTCAAACTGGGTTACGTGTCGGCCGATTTCTGTTTCCATTCGGTGGCGTATTTCTTCGAGGGGATACTGGCGGCCCACGACCGTGCCAGTTTCGCGATCACCTGCTACTACAACCATAACCAGCACGATGCGATGAGCGAGCGGTTGCGCGCCATGGCGGACGGCTGGGTCTGTTGCCGCGGGATGACGGATGCGCAGCTGGCGGAGCGTATCCGCCGCGACGGGATCGATATCCTGGTCGATCTGTCGGGACACACCCGGGGCAACCGCCTGCTCGCGTTCGCGCGCCGGCCGGCGCCGGTGCAGGTGACGTATCTGGGCTATCCGGGCTCGACCGGACTGGAGTCGATGGATTACCGCCTGTGCACGGAGGACACCGATCCGCCGGGGGCGGAGGCCTGGCACAGCGAGCGGCTGCTGCGCCTGCCGCGCGGCCTGTGGTGTTATCGCGCGCCGGCGGGGCTCGCGGAGGAGGATGTTGCGCCCGTGCCGCGTGGCGGCGGAATCACCTTCGGTTCGATGAACATGATCGCGAAGATCTCGCCACGCACGCTGTCGCTGTGGGCGAGACTCCTGTTGCAGATCCCCTCATCGCGACTGGTAATGACGAGCGTGCCGGAGGGGGAGACGCGTGCGCGGCTGCGGGAGGTGTTCGCGGCGGAGGGGATCGTACCGGAGCGGGTGGAGCTGTACGGGAAACTGCCGTACGCGGAATATCGCGCATTGCTGGCGCGGGTGGACATCGCGCTGGATCCGTATCCGTACAACGGGACGACGACGACCTGCGACACGCTGTGGCGCGGGATCCCGGTGGTGAGCCTGAGGGGCGAGACCTCGGCGTCGCGCTCGGGGTACGCGCTGCTGAAGGCGGTGGGCCTGGAGGATCTGGCGGCGGAGGATGAAGCCTCCTACGTGCGCATCGCCGTCGCGCTGGCGCAAGACGCGGCACGGCGCGCGGACCTGAGGTCGGGGTTGCGCGCGCGGATGGAGGCGTCGGCGCTGCGCGACGAGGCGGGCTTCACGCGCGAACTCGAGGCCGCCTACCGCGCCATGTGGCGGCAGTGGTGCGGGCAATGA
- a CDS encoding tetratricopeptide repeat protein has product MTPAEMFAQAIHLQQAGRLDEARELCERMLARDARDTRAMHLLATLARQAGRQDVALEWLTRARRIDAADMSIACDLALCCCMLGRFDEAAGHFEAVLAAQPGHVEAWFNLGNVQLTRGRLEDAVGCFRQALALRPELAAAYQNLGLALFRLGRLHEAADCYHRLLAVAPGSADAHLGLGLVRGAEGNFAQAAADFERARALNPGNPLAHYHLGLTYFNLGRMEEALAAFEQAIALRPDYLEAHINRANVLIRIGRLDEAATACTQALGRRPDAAEAHLTLALARLGQGQLEAAAAACRQAIALRPEYAEAHSNLGHVCIELRRLDEAVASCARAVALRPDMAGAHYNLGLAYFGLGRLDEAVTSYQRALSCRPEYPEALVNLGLAWVQLGRGSEALASLARALALDPDSPKAHSARLLTQCYLSSTTPSESRAAQRFFVERCEAPLRPQWRRHDNPRDPARRLRIGYVSPDFCRHSIAYFMLPVLARHDKAQVEVHVYYTRRGQDDVTALIRPYADHWTDCAAWTDAALAERVRADRIDILVDLSGHTEGNRLLAFARRPAPVQVTYLGYPGSTGLESMDYRLCTEDTDPPGAEAWHSERLQRLPRGLWCYRPLLDPDAPGSAGRERDDGLVFGSMNAFAKISPAMLRLWCAILRALPLSRLVMTSVPEGETRARLREVFAAEGIVPERVELYGKLPYAEYRALLARVDIALDPYPYNGTTTTCDTLWRGIPVVSLRGETSASRSGYALLKAVGLEDLAAEDEESYVRIAVALAQDAARRAALRSGLRARMEASALRDEAGFTRELEAAYRAMWRQWCDGGGGNPR; this is encoded by the coding sequence ATGACGCCTGCCGAGATGTTCGCGCAGGCCATTCACCTGCAGCAGGCGGGGCGCCTCGACGAGGCGCGCGAACTGTGCGAACGGATGCTCGCGCGGGATGCGCGCGATACGCGCGCCATGCATCTGCTCGCGACACTGGCGCGCCAGGCCGGGCGCCAGGATGTCGCGCTGGAGTGGCTGACGCGCGCGCGCCGTATCGACGCCGCCGATATGTCGATCGCCTGCGACCTCGCACTGTGCTGCTGCATGCTGGGACGCTTCGACGAGGCCGCGGGGCATTTCGAGGCGGTCCTCGCCGCGCAACCGGGGCATGTCGAGGCCTGGTTCAATCTCGGCAACGTCCAGCTTACCCGCGGCCGTCTGGAGGACGCCGTGGGCTGTTTCCGCCAGGCGCTGGCCTTGCGGCCGGAGCTGGCGGCAGCCTATCAGAACCTGGGGCTCGCCCTGTTCCGTCTGGGGCGCCTGCACGAGGCCGCGGACTGCTACCACCGCCTGCTCGCGGTCGCGCCCGGTTCCGCGGACGCCCATCTCGGTCTGGGCCTGGTCCGCGGCGCGGAGGGAAACTTCGCGCAGGCCGCGGCGGATTTCGAGCGCGCCCGCGCGCTGAATCCGGGCAATCCACTCGCGCACTATCATCTCGGGCTGACGTATTTCAACCTCGGCCGGATGGAGGAAGCGCTCGCCGCCTTCGAACAGGCCATCGCCCTGCGGCCGGATTACCTCGAGGCCCATATCAATCGCGCCAATGTCCTGATCCGGATCGGCCGCCTCGATGAAGCGGCGACGGCCTGCACGCAGGCCCTGGGCCGCAGGCCCGATGCGGCCGAGGCGCATCTCACGCTCGCGCTGGCGCGGCTGGGCCAGGGCCAGCTGGAGGCGGCCGCGGCCGCGTGCCGGCAGGCGATCGCGCTCCGCCCGGAGTATGCCGAGGCCCACAGCAATCTCGGCCATGTCTGCATCGAACTGCGCCGGCTCGACGAGGCTGTCGCGAGCTGCGCGCGCGCGGTCGCGCTCCGGCCGGACATGGCCGGCGCGCACTACAATCTGGGGCTGGCGTATTTCGGCCTCGGACGGCTCGACGAGGCCGTGACGAGCTACCAGCGCGCGCTGAGCTGCCGACCGGAGTATCCCGAGGCCCTGGTGAACCTCGGTCTCGCCTGGGTCCAGCTGGGGCGCGGATCGGAGGCGCTCGCCAGTCTGGCGCGCGCGCTCGCCCTGGACCCGGATTCCCCCAAGGCGCACAGCGCGCGACTGCTGACGCAGTGTTACCTGTCGTCGACCACGCCCTCCGAGTCGCGTGCGGCGCAACGCTTCTTCGTCGAGCGCTGCGAAGCGCCGCTCAGACCACAGTGGCGCCGGCATGACAATCCGCGCGATCCGGCGCGGCGCCTGAGGATCGGCTATGTCTCGCCCGACTTCTGCCGCCACTCGATCGCCTATTTCATGCTGCCGGTGCTGGCGCGGCACGACAAGGCGCAGGTCGAGGTCCATGTCTATTACACGCGCCGGGGGCAGGATGATGTGACCGCGCTGATACGGCCGTACGCCGATCATTGGACGGATTGCGCCGCATGGACGGACGCGGCGCTGGCGGAACGGGTACGCGCGGATCGGATCGATATTCTGGTGGATCTGTCCGGACATACCGAGGGCAACCGCCTGCTCGCGTTCGCGCGCCGGCCGGCGCCGGTGCAGGTGACGTATCTGGGCTATCCGGGCTCGACCGGACTGGAGTCGATGGATTACCGCCTGTGCACGGAGGACACCGATCCGCCGGGGGCGGAGGCCTGGCACAGCGAGCGGCTGCAGCGCCTGCCGCGCGGCCTGTGGTGTTATCGTCCGCTGCTCGATCCCGATGCGCCTGGCAGCGCCGGTCGCGAGCGCGACGACGGGCTCGTGTTCGGTTCGATGAACGCCTTCGCCAAGATTTCCCCGGCGATGCTGCGCCTGTGGTGCGCGATACTGCGCGCGCTGCCGCTGTCACGGCTGGTAATGACGAGCGTGCCGGAGGGGGAGACGCGTGCGCGGCTGCGGGAGGTGTTCGCGGCGGAGGGGATCGTACCGGAGCGGGTGGAGCTGTACGGGAAACTGCCGTACGCGGAATATCGCGCGCTGCTGGCGCGGGTGGACATCGCGCTGGATCCGTATCCGTACAACGGGACGACGACGACCTGCGACACGCTGTGGCGGGGGATCCCGGTGGTGAGCCTGAGGGGCGAGACCTCGGCGTCGCGCTCGGGGTATGCGCTGCTGAAGGCGGTGGGCCTGGAGGATCTGGCGGCGGAGGATGAGGAATCCTACGTGCGCATCGCCGTCGCGCTGGCGCAAGACGCGGCACGGCGCGCGGCGCTGAGGTCGGGGCTGCGCGCGCGGATGGAGGCTTCGGCGCTGCGCGACGAGGCGGGCTTCACGCGCGAACTCGAGGCCGCCTACCGCGCCATGTGGCGGCAGTGGTGCGACGGAGGCGGCGGTAACCCGCGCTGA